One window of Acomys russatus chromosome 28, mAcoRus1.1, whole genome shotgun sequence genomic DNA carries:
- the LOC127210445 gene encoding olfactory receptor 10P1, whose amino-acid sequence MAEENETTTPEFLLLGFSDLRALQGPLFWLVLLVYLVTLLGNSLIIFLTQASPVLQSPMYLFLRHLSVVELLYTTDVVPRILADLASSHPQAISFRNCATQMYFFIVLGISECCLLTAMAYDRYAAICQPLRYTTLMSQRACRAMVGTSWAMGIITATTHSSLIFTLPFPRRPIVPHFLCDILPVLRLASAGKHKSEVSVMTATVVFIMIPFSLIVTSYARIVGAILAMASTQSRRKVFSTCSSHLLVVSLFFGTASITYIRPRAGSSVTTDRILSLFYTVVTPMLNPVIYTLRNKEVTGALKHMMRKQIP is encoded by the coding sequence ATGGCTGAGGAAAACGAAACTACAACACCTGAGTTTCTGCTACTGGGGTTCTCTGACCTCCGAGCCCTTCAGGGGCCACTGTTCTGGTTGGTGCTTCTGGTCTACCTGGTAACTTTGCTGGGGAACTCGCTGATCATCTTTCTCACGCAAGCCAGCCCTGTGCTGCAGTCTCCCATGTACCTATTCCTACGCCACCTCTCCGTGGTGGAACTTCTCTACACCACAGACGTTGTGCCCAGAATCCTGGCTGATTTGGCCTCCTCTCACCCCCAGGCCATCTCCTTCAGGAACTGTGCAACCCAGATGTATTTCTTCATTGTCCTAGGCATCTCAGAGTGCTGTCTGCTCACAGCCATGGCCTACGACCGTTATGCAGCCATCTGTCAGCCCCTGCGCTACACCACCCTAATGAGCCAGCGGGCCTGCAGAGCTATGGTGGGAACCTCCTGGGCCATGGGTATCATCACAGCTACTACTCACTCCTCCCTCATCTTCACTCTGCCTTTCCCCAGACGCCCCATCGTCCCACACTTCCTCTGCGACATCCTGCCAGTACTGAGGCTAGCAAGTGCTGGAAAGCACAAGAGTGAAGTTTCTGTCATGACAGCCACAGTGGTCTTTATCATGATCCCTTTCTCTCTTATAGTCACTTCGTACGCCCGCATCGTGGGAGCCATCCTTGCAATGGCTTCCACCCAGAGCCGCCGCAAGGTCTTCTCAACCTGCTCCTCCCACTTGCTTGTGGTCTCCCTCTTCTTTGGGACGGCCAGTATCACCTATATCAGGCCCCGAGCAGGCTCTTCTGTCACCACAGACCGGATCCTTAGTCTCTTCTACACGGTAGTCACACCCATGCTTAACCCAGTCATCTACACCCTCCGTAACAAGGAGGTGACAGGGGCCCTAAAACATATGATGAGGAAGCAGATTCCCTAA